One part of the Candidatus Bathyarchaeota archaeon genome encodes these proteins:
- a CDS encoding radical SAM protein, with amino-acid sequence MKITLVNPPYPPSVHSHPAFMPLGIGYLGAVAEKAGHKVTVIDCQAEKLTQETFRTRLAETPSDIVGVTATTLLYKSAMQLITTSKQVHPEATTVLGGSHGTFWDENALKEFPALDMVVRREGEETFIELAEKLESHGRLKAVLGITFRDGDKIVRNPDRPFIADLDALPFPAHHLFPLEKLRHNGKIIFPLVSSRGCVFWCDFCSTVRMFGRGYRMRSAENVVDEMQLIHDKYGVDQVTFYDDAFSVDRARIVKICRELRTRGLRLKWDCGTRVDMVDRELMTTMRDAGCFAVWLGVESGSEAILGAMNKNIKIEQTKLAYKTAHQVGLMTIANVVLGFPGETEQTARQTIKLVKELSPDDVGFYIATPYPGTPMYDEVVKNGWLRVDDFDRFDTAGPTFETPMLSMEKVAELRAKAYQEFYLRPSYVIKMMRHGGVYGIAAVKTSGAYLLRYLHLRH; translated from the coding sequence ATGAAAATCACCTTAGTTAACCCGCCATACCCCCCAAGCGTACATTCACACCCCGCGTTTATGCCGCTGGGAATAGGCTACCTTGGAGCGGTGGCAGAGAAAGCAGGACACAAAGTCACCGTCATCGACTGCCAAGCCGAAAAACTAACGCAGGAAACCTTCCGGACCCGCCTAGCCGAGACCCCCTCAGACATCGTCGGCGTCACAGCCACCACGCTTCTCTACAAGTCTGCCATGCAACTCATCACCACCTCCAAGCAGGTGCATCCAGAGGCAACCACGGTGCTGGGCGGCTCACATGGCACGTTTTGGGATGAGAACGCCCTCAAAGAGTTCCCAGCCCTCGACATGGTCGTGCGGCGTGAGGGCGAGGAAACCTTCATTGAACTCGCTGAGAAACTTGAAAGCCACGGCAGACTCAAAGCGGTTTTAGGCATTACCTTCCGCGACGGCGACAAAATCGTCCGCAACCCCGATCGCCCCTTCATAGCCGACCTTGACGCGTTGCCCTTTCCTGCTCACCACCTTTTCCCGCTGGAGAAGCTGCGGCATAACGGCAAAATCATTTTTCCGCTGGTAAGCAGCCGCGGATGCGTCTTCTGGTGTGACTTCTGCAGCACCGTACGCATGTTCGGCAGAGGCTATCGCATGCGCAGCGCCGAAAACGTGGTGGATGAGATGCAGCTTATCCATGATAAGTATGGCGTGGATCAAGTTACCTTCTATGATGACGCATTTAGCGTGGACCGAGCCCGGATTGTGAAGATCTGCCGGGAGCTTCGTACGCGGGGTTTGCGTTTGAAGTGGGACTGCGGCACCCGCGTGGACATGGTGGACCGCGAACTCATGACGACCATGCGTGACGCTGGATGCTTCGCTGTCTGGCTGGGCGTGGAATCAGGCTCAGAGGCCATCTTGGGCGCCATGAATAAAAACATCAAGATCGAGCAGACCAAGCTGGCATACAAGACAGCGCATCAAGTTGGGCTTATGACGATTGCTAACGTGGTGCTGGGCTTCCCCGGCGAAACCGAGCAGACCGCCCGCCAAACCATAAAGCTTGTAAAGGAACTCAGCCCCGACGACGTGGGCTTCTACATAGCCACACCCTACCCCGGCACCCCCATGTACGACGAAGTCGTCAAGAACGGCTGGCTGAGAGTAGATGACTTTGACAGGTTCGACACGGCAGGCCCAACCTTTGAGACACCGATGCTTAGCATGGAGAAGGTGGCGGAGCTGCGTGCTAAAGCCTACCAAGAATTCTATCTGCGCCCCAGCTACGTCATAAAGATGATGCGGCACGGCGGCGTCTATGGGATCGCTGCGGTGAAGACTTCAGGTGCTTACCTGCTGCGGTACCTGCATCTGAGGCACTGA
- a CDS encoding type II toxin-antitoxin system RelE/ParE family toxin, producing the protein MYSLEVVEKVDRIFKKIAKKDSAQFDALAKKVNAILENPQQFKPLRSPMQHMRRVHVGSFVLVFDVDETRKVVTIRRYEHHDSAYK; encoded by the coding sequence TTGTATTCTCTTGAAGTAGTCGAGAAAGTAGACCGAATATTCAAGAAAATAGCAAAGAAAGATTCGGCCCAGTTTGACGCTCTCGCCAAGAAAGTAAACGCTATACTAGAAAATCCTCAGCAGTTCAAACCACTTAGGTCTCCTATGCAGCATATGCGCCGAGTTCATGTAGGTTCTTTTGTGCTTGTTTTCGATGTAGACGAAACTAGGAAGGTAGTTACAATAAGAAGATATGAGCACCATGATAGCGCCTACAAGTAA
- a CDS encoding DUF2683 family protein produces MVKAIVSIDDRTNRILNILKAKYGLKDKSQAINLMAQQFEECVMEPELRPEFIESLKASETEKTVKVKDFAKRYA; encoded by the coding sequence ATGGTAAAAGCAATAGTATCAATTGACGACAGAACAAACCGCATACTCAACATACTCAAAGCCAAGTATGGCCTCAAAGACAAAAGTCAAGCGATAAATTTAATGGCACAGCAGTTCGAAGAATGCGTCATGGAGCCAGAGCTAAGACCAGAATTTATCGAAAGCTTGAAGGCTTCAGAAACTGAGAAAACCGTGAAGGTCAAAGACTTCGCTAAAAGGTACGCATAG